GCTGCAGGGCGGTGGCGCTCCACTGTCGTCCGGCGAGCGGAGCTTCTTCGAGCCGCGGATGGGTACAGATTTGCGGGTGGTGAGAGTCCACACCAATGCGGCGGCGCAGGAGATGGCTGGCAATCTGCATGCTCGGGCGTTCACGCGCGGCACGGACATCGTCTTTGGCGCTGGGGAATACCAGCCGGGGACCGATTCGGGCCGACGGCTGTTGGGCCACGAGCTGACCCACGTCGTCCAGCAGAATCGAGGAAATCCTGAACTTACGGGCCGCATACAGCGGGACGCCAATACGCAGGTGCGGGTTACGAGCACCGGCAGTTGCTCGGTGGAACAGGGCAACGTTTTCATGCGGGCGATCCATCGGGCTTTGATTTGGCTGCGGCTCGCCATCCAGCGGTTGAATCACTACATCGCCCTACCACTCAGCGCCACCGGTGATTTCGTGCGTCGTTCCCTGGATTTGCATTTCCACACACACAGCGTGTTTCACGCCGGTTTGATACGTGACCGTTTGAGAGCGATTTTGACAGATTCTCCACGACAGCGGAATTTCGCCATGCAGTGCGCACCACAAAATGATCCCGTTTGTGGATCTTTTGGGGCCTACGGCTATACGCGGCCCGGTGGTCGGAGGGGCATTCGTTGGTGCCCGCGGTTCTTCCGTGGCGGTGCGATATACCAGGTTCGCATGATCATTCACGAGACGGCGCATCACTTTGCACGCAGGGTCGGCACTGCCGGGCACGTTGGCGACAGGGCTTATTTTAAGGACAGGGCTTACGCCTTCCTGCGCCCGGAAGAAGCGATGGACAACGCAGATTCATTCGCCATGTTCTGCCAGGACATCGGGATGTGGCGCCATCATATCCCACCGGGCTTCACCATGGATACCTTCAGCGATTGTCGACCAAACCAAAGAAACCAGGTGAGATTGGCGCTGGCCCGAGCTGAGCGTTGGAATGTCAATGCACTAGACGTCACTACCGATACCCGGCCGGCTGTGATCAACGCTTACGCTGGATTGCGCCGTGCCCACATCGGAAGCGACAACCCGGCGCGAATTCCCCGGCTGCGTCGTGTGTACCAGCGCGTGCGGAGACTGCTGCAGGCCAGAATTCCGTTCGAATGTGAGGGCGCCGGAATCCCTTGCGTTGGCAACACCTTTG
This DNA window, taken from Anaerolineales bacterium, encodes the following:
- a CDS encoding DUF4157 domain-containing protein, whose amino-acid sequence is MSEEPAPAVQRQAEPGGVDPKDEEELLQRQALDEERDEVGRIQVKPLRAAAANLGSGLEGRIRGLQGGGAPLSSGERSFFEPRMGTDLRVVRVHTNAAAQEMAGNLHARAFTRGTDIVFGAGEYQPGTDSGRRLLGHELTHVVQQNRGNPELTGRIQRDANTQVRVTSTGSCSVEQGNVFMRAIHRALIWLRLAIQRLNHYIALPLSATGDFVRRSLDLHFHTHSVFHAGLIRDRLRAILTDSPRQRNFAMQCAPQNDPVCGSFGAYGYTRPGGRRGIRWCPRFFRGGAIYQVRMIIHETAHHFARRVGTAGHVGDRAYFKDRAYAFLRPEEAMDNADSFAMFCQDIGMWRHHIPPGFTMDTFSDCRPNQRNQVRLALARAERWNVNALDVTTDTRPAVINAYAGLRRAHIGSDNPARIPRLRRVYQRVRRLLQARIPFECEGAGIPCVGNTFGYYYHFLWWTSDVLHLCPYWFAIADDSDRIEALYILALRRYGDLSERDAQRYAALGRALSERYWPAPASLPSEPFPESTIPGTAIA